From Orcinus orca chromosome 3, mOrcOrc1.1, whole genome shotgun sequence, a single genomic window includes:
- the LOC105747809 gene encoding annexin-2 receptor yields the protein MEPNFPRCMREAWDSAEESQEPEMLQILSLADPEEWQLPFYPTLGQLSGDDEDFNGEQLSTACGCLHPHCPKHRPRAQSTCRLSAGPPAPDKTPTTRQEPQSSSGGGAAAHPQSFPGRVLQHREPNIWNPRPLTAGTLPEHRPPPGLERHHRTSQGWWPRTYTQWPGRP from the coding sequence ATGGAGCCGAACTTCCCCCGCTGCATGCGCGAGGCCTGGGATTCCGCAGAGGAGTCCCAGGAACCAGAGATGCTGCAAATCTTGAGCTTAGCGGACCCTGAGGAATGGCAGCTCCCTTTCTATCCTACGCTGGGCCAGCTCTCTGGGGACGACGAGGACTTCAATGGGGAACAACTTTCTACCGCCTGCGGGTGTCTGCACCCACACTGCCCGAAACACCGACCCCGAGCGCAGAGCACCTGCAGGCTGAGCGCTGGGCCGCCCGCCCCGGACAAGACGCCCACGACCCGCCAGGAGCCACAATCGTCCTCAGGAGGTGGGGCCGCCGCCCACCCGCAAAGCTTCCCTGGGCGGGTCTTGCAGCATCGGGAACCCAACATCTGGAACCCGCGACCTCTGACCGCGGGGACCCTTCCGGAGCATCGCCCTCCTCCTGGCCTGGAGAGACACCACCGGACGTCCCAAGGCTGGTGGCCGcggacctacacgcagtggccgGGAAGACCCTAG
- the LOC117199968 gene encoding endogenous retrovirus group S71 member 1 Env polyprotein-like: MESPGSSAGSIEAAHYSQVLLIWGPLKIWGGGPDGGGIILLAEGYPYVWELRDGITGLTITKNETSSTRPCLRFDLCDIAGNSLRGYGHKGYGRFGSQPHGCDSAEVTKALRNTQWYACPREGSPECALEEEYYCGAWGCETLAPWVTNKDPLITLWRVQSTTCKNPRECNPLELCIKEASSKVWTTGQTWRIRLYIYGPDPGALFTLQRVQRPRTLNPIGPNRNQYRPQAPVFNPVTALSSPNEEAKLPPPTQSTLLQESPQYTLLKQVEEVHVLINKTYPLLAEDCWLCYKPQPPYYVGLAIGASIGQNETHICNTTDARGCSWEDPHVTLGDVKGNGTCVIREGFNVTLTPTMIFVIIL; the protein is encoded by the coding sequence ATGGAAAGCCCAGGCTCATCCGCAGGATCCATTGAAGCTGCGCATTATTCGCAAGTCTTGTTAATATGGGGACCATTGAAAATTTGGGGGGGAGGACCAGATGGAGGAGGAATCATATTGTTAGCAGAAGGGTACCCTTATGTCTGGGAATTGAGAGATGGAATTACGGGCCTCACTATAACTAAAAATGAAACCTCTTCAACTCGGCCCTGTTTGAGGTTCGATCTTTGTGATATTGCCGGGAACAGTCTTAGAGGTTATGGCCACAAAGGCTACGGAAGATTTGGGAGTCAACCCCATGGCTGTGACAGTGCTGAGGTAACCAAAGCCCTTAGAAATACCCAATGGTACGCTTGCCCCAGGGAGGGAAGCCCAGAATGTGCCCTGGAGGAAGAATactattgtggagcatggggctGTGAAACTTTGGCCCCctgggtaactaataaggacccgTTGATCACCTTATGGCGGGTTCAAAGTACCACCTGCAAAAACCCAAGGGAATGTAACCCTTTGGAGTTGTGTATTAAGGAAGCAAGCTCTAAGGTATGGACAACGGGGCAAACTTGGAgaataagattatatatatatggtccAGACCCTGGGGCTTTATTCACACTCCAACGAGTACAAAGGCCCCGAACACTAAATCCCATAGGACCAAACAGAAATCAATACCGACCTCAAGCACCCGTTTTCAATCCAGTCACAGCCCTGAGTTCCCCCAACGAGGAGGCTAAACTGCCTCCTCCTACCCAAAGTACCCTTCTGCAGGAATCACCTCAGTACACCCTCCTTAAACAAGTAGAAGAAGTACATGTCCTCATAAACAAAACTTATCCTTTACTGGCTGAGGACTGCTGGCTTTGTTACAAACCACAGCCCCCCTATTATGTGGGGCTAGCAATTGGGGCTTCAATAGGACAAAATGAAACTCACATCTGCAACACAACGGATGCAAGAGGGTGCTCTTGGGAAGACCCCCATGTAACTTTGGGAGATGTAAAGGGAAATGGAACATGTGTAATTCGTGAAGGGTTTAACGTGACCCTAACACCTACCATGATATTTGTAATCATACTATAA